A stretch of the Lactuca sativa cultivar Salinas chromosome 9, Lsat_Salinas_v11, whole genome shotgun sequence genome encodes the following:
- the LOC128128909 gene encoding uncharacterized protein LOC128128909 — MINHLEARPFVFGGDFRQILPVIQRVNRSDIVQASLHSSRLWRECIDLRLTVNMRLQFHCPNNDFEETKSFADWILKVGEGTIDGLNDGEVEVEFPEDNNLDDPSHFQDKAILVPTNEEVDVINDYMLELMKDMLELMKDEGKTYLSSDSLCKTETEDSFEESVYSPDVLNAFKASGIPNHKFILKKGVSVMLLRNIDQTRGLCNGTRLQIVRLGRYVIEAQIIPGRFFNGSTYIPRMKLTPSDKKIPLCFQRSYLYVLSVYKIGRKRMSVKMLV; from the exons ATGATAAACCATTTGGAGGCAAGACCATTTGTATTTGGAGGTGACTTTCGACAAATTCTTCCAGTAATACAAAGAGTAAATCGTTCAGATATTGTGCAGGCGTCATTGCATTCATCAAGATTATGGCGTGAATGTATAGATTTACGTTTGACTGTAAACATGAGGCTTCAGTTCCATTGTCCAAACAATGATTTCGAAGAGACAAAATCATTTGCTGATTGGATTCTTAAAGTTGGTGAAGGTACTATCGATGGTCTTAATGATGGTGAAGTTGAAGTTGAATTTCCAGAAGAT AACAATCTTGATGATCCATCGCATTTTCAAGATAAAGCTATTTTGGTCCCTACTAATGAAGAAGTTGATGTTATCAATGACTACATGTTAGAATTGATGAAAGATATGTTAGAATTGATGAAAGATGAAGGGAAAACATATCTGAGTTCAGATTCCTTGTGTAAGACCGAGACAGAAGATTCTTTTGAGGAATCTGTATACTCTCCGGATGTGTTGAACGCTTTTAAGGCCTCCGGAATTCCTAACCATAAATTTATACTAAAAAAAGGTGTTTCGGTCATGTTGCTTCGTAATATCGACCAAACCAGAGGACTATGCAATGGTACTAGATTACAAATCGTAAGGCTTGGAAGATACGTCATTGAAGCACAAATCATACCTGGTAGATTTTTCAATGGGAGTACTTATATACCTCGCATGAAGTTGACCCCATCCGATAAAAAAATTCCATTATGTTTTCAACGTAG TTATTTATACGTATTGTCTGTGTATAAAATAGGGAGAAAGAGAATGAGTGTGAAAATGTTGGTTTAA